Proteins encoded by one window of Synechococcus sp. MVIR-18-1:
- the ftsH gene encoding ATP-dependent zinc metalloprotease FtsH, translated as MAIREDDNRPNRRFGIINLVLIGFGVLLLLSSFIPNQGMQQVPRVPYSLFIDQVNDGAVKRAFITQDQIRYELSEVEEGAPSVLATTPIFDMDLPQRLESKGVEFAAAPPKKPNIFTTILSWVVPPLIFILVLQFFARRSMGGGGAQGALNFTKSKAKVYVPDEKSRVTFADVAGVDEAKDELNEIVDFLKTPERYTDIGARIPKGVLLVGPPGTGKTLLSKAVAGEAGVPFFIISGSEFVELFVGAGAARVRDLFEQAKKNAPCIIFIDELDAIGKSRSGSMGVVGGNDEREQTLNQLLTEMDGFASTDKPVIVLAATNQPEVLDAALLRPGRFDRQVLVDRPDLSGRKTILEIYAKKVKLADAVDLDKIAQATSGFAGADLANLVNEAALLAARNYKKEVVQGDLNEAIERVVAGLEKKSRVMQDDEKKVVAYHEVGHAIVGHLMPGGSKVAKISIVPRGMSALGYTLQLPTEERFLNSREDLEGQIATLLGGRSAEEIVFGKITTGAANDLQRATDIAEQMVGTYGMSDTLGPLAYDKQGGGRFLGGNNNPRRAVSDATAQAIDREVRGLVDRAHDQALSILRQNMALLETISQKILEKEVIEGDDLREMLSASVMPEEQSVAV; from the coding sequence ATGGCGATTCGAGAAGACGACAATCGCCCTAATCGGCGCTTCGGGATCATCAACCTTGTGTTGATTGGTTTCGGAGTGTTGTTGCTGCTCAGCAGCTTCATCCCCAACCAAGGCATGCAGCAGGTGCCTCGGGTGCCTTACTCACTCTTTATTGATCAGGTGAACGATGGGGCGGTCAAGCGCGCCTTCATTACCCAAGATCAGATTCGCTACGAGCTTAGTGAGGTTGAGGAGGGAGCCCCCTCCGTGCTTGCAACCACGCCGATCTTCGATATGGATCTTCCCCAACGCCTGGAAAGCAAAGGTGTTGAGTTTGCTGCTGCTCCGCCCAAGAAACCCAATATTTTCACCACCATTTTGAGCTGGGTGGTCCCCCCACTAATTTTTATCCTCGTCTTGCAGTTTTTTGCCCGTCGCTCGATGGGCGGCGGCGGAGCTCAAGGTGCACTTAATTTCACCAAGAGCAAGGCCAAGGTGTATGTGCCTGATGAGAAATCACGGGTCACGTTCGCCGATGTGGCAGGTGTGGATGAAGCCAAAGATGAGCTCAATGAAATTGTTGACTTCTTAAAAACACCGGAGCGCTACACCGATATCGGCGCACGCATTCCCAAGGGTGTGTTGCTTGTTGGCCCTCCAGGTACAGGTAAAACGTTGCTCTCCAAAGCCGTGGCTGGTGAGGCAGGTGTTCCCTTCTTCATCATCAGTGGTTCTGAATTTGTAGAACTCTTTGTGGGAGCTGGTGCTGCTCGGGTTCGTGACCTGTTCGAACAGGCTAAAAAGAACGCTCCTTGCATCATTTTTATTGATGAGCTCGATGCGATCGGTAAGAGTCGCTCAGGCTCGATGGGTGTGGTTGGAGGTAACGATGAGCGCGAACAAACGCTGAATCAACTCCTCACCGAAATGGATGGTTTTGCCTCCACAGACAAGCCTGTGATCGTGTTGGCTGCTACGAACCAGCCTGAGGTCTTAGACGCAGCCCTACTTCGTCCTGGTCGCTTTGATCGTCAGGTGCTCGTGGACCGTCCCGATCTTTCTGGTCGTAAAACAATTCTTGAGATCTACGCCAAAAAAGTAAAACTGGCTGATGCCGTCGATTTAGACAAAATCGCTCAAGCCACTAGTGGTTTTGCCGGTGCCGATCTCGCCAACCTGGTGAATGAGGCAGCCTTATTGGCAGCGCGTAATTACAAGAAAGAAGTTGTCCAAGGTGACCTCAATGAAGCCATTGAGCGCGTTGTTGCCGGCCTTGAGAAAAAGAGCAGGGTGATGCAAGACGATGAGAAAAAGGTTGTTGCTTATCACGAGGTTGGTCACGCGATCGTGGGTCACCTCATGCCCGGTGGAAGCAAAGTGGCCAAGATTTCGATCGTGCCCCGCGGCATGAGTGCCTTGGGCTACACCCTGCAACTCCCCACGGAAGAGCGTTTCCTCAATTCTCGCGAAGATTTGGAAGGACAAATTGCCACCCTGCTCGGCGGTCGCTCTGCAGAGGAGATTGTCTTCGGCAAAATCACCACGGGAGCTGCCAACGATTTGCAGCGTGCCACCGATATTGCTGAGCAGATGGTGGGCACCTATGGCATGAGCGACACCCTCGGTCCCCTTGCCTATGACAAGCAGGGCGGTGGCCGTTTCCTTGGCGGCAACAACAATCCCCGCCGCGCCGTAAGTGATGCCACAGCTCAAGCGATCGATCGTGAAGTGCGTGGCTTAGTGGACCGTGCCCACGACCAAGCCCTTTCGATTCTTCGTCAAAACATGGCGTTGCTTGAAACGATCTCCCAGAAAATTCTTGAAAAAGAAGTGATCGAAGGCGATGACCTCAGGGAGATGCTCTCGGCCAGCGTGATGCCCGAAGAGCAATCCGTTGCGGTCTAA
- the argF gene encoding ornithine carbamoyltransferase, translating into MDKGVAAVLTYLSGRDYLSSADVSAQETQALLDLARQLKSGDRRIDLGNRVLGLIFTKASTRTRVSFQVAMARLGGQTVDLNPQVTQLGRGEPLEDTARVLSRFCDALAVRTYAQQELVDYAYWASIPVINALTDLEHPCQALADFLTMQEAFGDLQGQTLAYVGDGNNVAHSLMLCGALLGVNVRIGCPDGFEPLPGVLDQARALAVAGAQIEVTSDPGAAVRGAQALYTDVWASMGQEEEQAEREQAFKGFCLDEALLAEADPKAIVLHCLPAHRDEEISAGVMESASSRIFDQAENRLHAQQALLAVLLGGL; encoded by the coding sequence ATGGATAAGGGCGTTGCTGCTGTTCTCACCTACTTAAGCGGGCGTGATTACCTGTCGTCTGCAGACGTTTCTGCGCAGGAAACCCAGGCTCTGCTCGACCTTGCGCGCCAACTGAAGTCTGGTGACCGGCGCATCGATCTCGGCAATCGGGTGCTCGGGTTGATCTTCACCAAAGCCTCCACACGCACCAGGGTGAGCTTTCAAGTGGCGATGGCCCGGCTCGGCGGTCAAACCGTGGATCTCAACCCCCAGGTCACCCAGCTCGGTCGGGGTGAACCCCTAGAAGACACAGCCAGGGTCTTGAGCCGTTTTTGCGACGCTCTCGCTGTGCGCACCTATGCCCAACAGGAGCTCGTGGATTACGCCTACTGGGCTTCGATTCCGGTGATCAATGCGCTTACGGATCTCGAACATCCCTGTCAGGCCTTGGCTGATTTCCTCACGATGCAGGAGGCCTTTGGTGATCTGCAAGGCCAAACCCTCGCTTATGTGGGAGATGGAAACAACGTGGCCCACTCCTTGATGCTCTGCGGTGCTCTGCTCGGCGTGAATGTGCGCATCGGCTGTCCCGATGGTTTTGAGCCCCTTCCCGGGGTGCTGGATCAAGCACGTGCCCTTGCCGTTGCTGGTGCTCAGATTGAGGTCACCAGCGACCCGGGTGCGGCGGTGCGCGGCGCCCAGGCGTTGTACACGGATGTTTGGGCGTCGATGGGCCAGGAGGAGGAGCAGGCGGAGCGTGAACAGGCCTTCAAAGGGTTTTGCTTGGACGAGGCCCTGCTGGCAGAAGCGGATCCCAAAGCGATCGTGCTGCACTGCTTGCCTGCCCATCGCGATGAGGAGATCAGTGCCGGGGTGATGGAGAGTGCGTCCAGCCGGATCTTTGACCAAGCGGAGAATCGTTTGCATGCCCAGCAGGCGCTCCTCGCCGTTTTGCTGGGTGGTTTGTGA
- a CDS encoding carboxylesterase → MSASPQAFSLPGGAITVVLIHGFTGSPSEMELLAAAFNAEGYGVEVPLLVGHGTTLSDLMEVQPKQWIDPLDALITRLLLEGQIVVLAGLSLGSILSLQLALRYPQIKALLLYSPPIRSGDPRRFLAPLLIRFTQSLPKPVSDFCDPIAAQRLWSYDRYPVATSALVLDLISRTRKQLSKVQQPLLVIASRRDKVISASGIQLLMRTVNSSPRELHWLERSGHAITVDAEWMVVRDLSLNFLRKLFPTST, encoded by the coding sequence GTGAGCGCATCGCCCCAGGCGTTTTCCCTGCCTGGAGGAGCGATCACGGTGGTTCTTATTCATGGATTTACCGGATCGCCTTCTGAGATGGAGCTTCTCGCTGCCGCCTTCAATGCCGAGGGCTACGGCGTCGAAGTTCCCCTGCTCGTTGGTCATGGCACCACCCTCAGCGATTTGATGGAGGTGCAGCCAAAGCAGTGGATCGACCCGCTTGATGCCTTGATCACTCGTCTGTTATTAGAGGGGCAAATAGTGGTACTGGCAGGGTTGTCGTTGGGGTCGATTTTGAGCCTGCAACTGGCGTTGCGTTACCCCCAAATCAAGGCTCTCTTGCTGTACTCACCACCCATTCGCAGCGGAGACCCCCGTCGCTTTTTGGCCCCTTTGCTGATCCGATTCACGCAATCGCTGCCCAAGCCGGTCTCTGATTTCTGTGACCCGATCGCGGCCCAGCGGCTTTGGTCTTACGACCGCTATCCCGTGGCCACCAGTGCTCTTGTGCTGGATCTCATCTCTCGCACGCGCAAGCAGCTCTCCAAGGTTCAGCAACCGCTGCTGGTGATTGCGAGTCGTCGCGACAAGGTGATTTCAGCCAGTGGTATCCAGCTTTTGATGCGCACCGTGAACTCTTCGCCTCGAGAGCTTCACTGGTTAGAGCGCAGTGGGCATGCGATCACTGTGGATGCTGAATGGATGGTGGTGCGTGATCTCAGTCTCAACTTTCTACGTAAGCTTTTTCCAACGTCAACTTGA
- the lexA gene encoding transcriptional repressor LexA — protein MPVTTGSPEPLTTAQQELYDWLSDYIGSHRHSPSIRQMMQAMGLRSPAPVQSRLRHLQQKGWLTWQEGQARTLQLLGDVASGIPVLGAVAAGGLVETFDDVQEHLDLAPVLETRGLFALTVNGDSMVDAHIADGDVVLMEPVHEPGRLRQGTIVSALVAGSGTTLKHFHLDGSVVRLEAANPAYDPIELPAEQVQVQGKLMAVWRQV, from the coding sequence ATCCCGGTGACCACTGGATCCCCCGAGCCGCTCACCACTGCTCAGCAGGAGCTTTACGACTGGCTGTCGGACTACATCGGTAGCCATCGCCATAGCCCCTCCATCCGTCAGATGATGCAGGCGATGGGGCTTCGTTCTCCCGCTCCTGTGCAAAGTCGCTTGCGCCATTTGCAGCAGAAGGGATGGCTCACCTGGCAAGAGGGGCAAGCGCGCACCTTGCAATTGTTGGGAGATGTGGCCTCGGGTATTCCAGTGCTTGGCGCTGTAGCGGCCGGTGGTTTGGTTGAAACCTTCGATGATGTGCAAGAACATCTCGATTTGGCTCCAGTGCTCGAAACCCGTGGCTTGTTTGCGCTCACCGTGAATGGTGATTCGATGGTGGACGCTCACATCGCCGATGGTGATGTGGTGCTTATGGAGCCCGTACACGAGCCCGGTCGTTTGCGTCAGGGCACGATTGTGAGTGCCCTGGTGGCTGGCAGTGGCACCACCCTCAAGCATTTCCACCTTGATGGAAGTGTGGTGCGCTTGGAAGCGGCAAATCCTGCTTATGACCCCATTGAGTTGCCAGCGGAGCAGGTGCAGGTGCAAGGCAAATTAATGGCGGTGTGGCGCCAGGTTTGA
- a CDS encoding NAD(P)-dependent oxidoreductase, with protein MPTIALLGTGLLGEAIGCRLLERGVTLRVWNRTPEKCEPLLERGAVLIDSLDGSAKGCDAVITVLRDGPVSAEVIAELGDLDAACCLPMGTMGISESRQLELQVQGQQGVYLEAPVLGSKAEALKGKLLVMAGGDASVYQQQLPLLKLLAEEPKWMGPTGRAAASKLALNQLIASLTHGYSLALRLVQASGLEVERFMEVLRPSALYAPTVDKKLERMLSHDFSNPNFSTALLRKDLRLFVHEASLAGVNAEALEGLVELLTCAEGTSLDAGDYSGLHALTAGSFD; from the coding sequence ATGCCCACCATTGCGTTGCTTGGCACCGGTTTGCTCGGTGAGGCCATCGGCTGCCGTCTGCTCGAGCGAGGGGTGACCTTAAGGGTCTGGAACCGCACCCCTGAAAAATGTGAGCCTCTCCTGGAGCGGGGGGCTGTGCTGATCGACTCACTAGATGGGTCAGCCAAGGGCTGTGATGCCGTGATCACAGTGCTGCGCGATGGGCCTGTGAGCGCAGAGGTGATTGCCGAGCTGGGTGATCTCGATGCCGCTTGCTGCCTGCCGATGGGCACGATGGGAATCAGTGAATCCCGGCAATTGGAGCTGCAGGTTCAAGGGCAGCAGGGTGTCTACTTGGAGGCACCGGTTTTAGGTAGCAAGGCAGAGGCCTTGAAGGGCAAGCTATTGGTGATGGCGGGAGGCGATGCCTCCGTGTATCAACAACAGTTGCCACTGCTAAAACTGCTCGCAGAAGAGCCCAAATGGATGGGCCCCACCGGCCGTGCAGCCGCCAGCAAGTTGGCTCTTAACCAGCTCATTGCCAGCCTCACCCACGGCTACTCCTTGGCGTTGCGTTTGGTCCAGGCCTCCGGGTTGGAGGTGGAGCGCTTTATGGAGGTGCTGCGTCCATCAGCGCTTTATGCACCCACCGTGGATAAGAAGCTCGAACGGATGCTCTCGCACGACTTCAGCAATCCCAACTTCAGCACGGCGCTCCTGCGCAAAGATTTGCGGCTGTTTGTGCATGAAGCATCTCTGGCTGGGGTGAATGCTGAGGCCCTCGAGGGGTTGGTGGAGCTCCTAACTTGCGCGGAAGGGACTTCGCTTGATGCAGGCGATTATTCAGGGCTGCACGCTCTGACAGCAGGGTCATTCGATTGA
- a CDS encoding tautomerase family protein, with protein sequence MPLITINITEGMTEESIDHLQKTIHACLVRAWGIPENGGFYIINEYKKSRMRINRSMWGIQRSDKPPLLLQITSSPRSKELKIELFRVLAEELEKQGIRKEDLFISISPTQREDWSFGNGVAQLLQEEANSSF encoded by the coding sequence ATGCCACTCATCACGATTAACATCACAGAGGGGATGACAGAAGAATCGATCGATCATCTTCAAAAGACGATTCATGCTTGCCTTGTGAGAGCTTGGGGAATCCCAGAGAATGGTGGTTTTTATATTATTAACGAATACAAAAAATCACGAATGCGTATTAATCGCAGCATGTGGGGGATTCAGCGATCAGACAAGCCACCCCTACTTCTTCAGATCACGTCTTCACCCAGAAGCAAGGAGTTGAAGATTGAGCTCTTCCGTGTTCTCGCTGAAGAGCTCGAGAAACAAGGCATTCGCAAAGAAGACCTCTTCATCAGTATTAGTCCAACACAACGGGAAGATTGGTCTTTTGGAAACGGGGTAGCACAGTTGCTACAAGAGGAGGCGAACTCAAGTTTCTGA